One Mus musculus strain C57BL/6J chromosome X, GRCm38.p6 C57BL/6J DNA window includes the following coding sequences:
- the Zfx gene encoding zinc finger X-chromosomal protein isoform 3 (isoform 3 is encoded by transcript variant 6) — translation MDEDGLELQQQAPNSFFDATGAGATHMDGNQIVVEVQETVYVSDVVDSDITVHNYVPDDPDSVVIQDVIEDVVIEDVQCTDIMDEADVSETVIIPEQVLDSDVTEEVSLTHCTVPDDVLASDITSASISMPEHVLTSESIHVSDVGHVEHVVHDSVVEAEIVTDPLAADVVSEEVLVADCASEAVIDANGIPVNQQDEEKNNCEDYLMISCKFGGEYGVSHRYF, via the exons ATGGATGAAGATGGACTTGAATTACAACAACAAGCACCAAACTCATTTTTTGATGCAACAG GAGCTGGTGCTACACACATGGATGGTAATCAAATTGTTGTGGAAGTTCAAGAAACGGTTTATGTGTCAGATGTTGTGGATTCCGACATAACCGTACATAACTATGTTCCCGATGACCCAGATTCAGTTGTCATCCAGGATGTCATTGAGGATGTTGTTATAGAAGATGTCCAGTGTACAGACATCATGGACGAAGCAGATGTATCGGAAACAGTCATCATCCCTGAACAAGTGCTGGATTCAGATGTAACCGAAGAAGTTTCTTTAACACATTGCACAGTTCCAGATGATGTTTTAGCTTCTGATATCACTTCAGCCTCAATATCTATGCCGGAACATGTCTTGACAAGTGAATCTATACATGTGTCTGACGTTGGTCACGTTGAACATGTGGTTCATGATAGTGTAGTAGAAGCAGAAATCGTCACAGATCCTCTGGCCGCTGATGTTGTCTCAGAAGAAGTGTTGGTAGCAGACTGTGCCTCTGAAGCAGTCATAGATGCCAACGGGATCCCTGTGAACCAGCAGGATGAAGAGAAAAACAACTGTGAGGACTACCTTATGATCTCTTGTAAGTTTGGGGGGGAGTATGGTGTTTCTCACAGGTACTTCTAA